A genomic stretch from Hydrogenimonas urashimensis includes:
- a CDS encoding peptidase U32 family protein, whose amino-acid sequence MVELLSPAGNLEKLKIAFAYGADAVYGGVSHFSLRIRSGKEFTYESFQEGIDYAHARGKKVYVTINGFPFNSQLELYRSHMEKMAAMGPDAFIIATPGLVKMAKEVAPEIPIHLSTQANVMNVLDAQFYYEIGVSRIIAAREISLRDLEAIKKALPDLELEVFVHGSMCFAYSGRCLISSLQSGRVPNRGSCANDCRFPYVLYAENPETGVTFRLEEEEGIGTYIMNAKDMNLASHIDEILASGVVDSLKIEGRTKSPYYVAVTAHAYRQAIDDFYAGRFDARKYQKELHTTKHRGFTDAYLIHRPFEREGTQSLESSISEGTHQVEALVDEAGMAFFVKDRVCEGDEMEILSPKPVAREVENERGTIFRKSDGSWWLKMKKLQTPKGRTYECIHSGNENPILLPAPLPPFTFLRKPLDE is encoded by the coding sequence ATGGTTGAGCTGCTTTCGCCCGCCGGCAATCTTGAAAAGCTGAAAATCGCCTTCGCCTACGGCGCCGATGCCGTCTACGGGGGAGTGAGCCACTTTTCCCTGCGTATCCGAAGCGGCAAGGAGTTCACCTACGAATCCTTTCAGGAGGGAATCGACTACGCCCATGCGCGGGGCAAAAAGGTCTATGTCACGATCAACGGTTTTCCTTTCAATTCGCAACTCGAACTCTATCGCAGCCACATGGAGAAGATGGCGGCGATGGGGCCCGACGCCTTTATCATCGCCACACCCGGGCTTGTGAAGATGGCCAAAGAGGTGGCGCCGGAGATTCCGATCCACCTCTCGACCCAGGCCAACGTGATGAATGTGCTGGATGCGCAGTTTTATTACGAAATCGGCGTCAGCCGGATCATCGCGGCGCGGGAGATCAGCCTGCGGGATCTGGAGGCGATCAAAAAGGCGCTGCCTGATCTTGAGCTGGAGGTCTTCGTCCATGGCTCGATGTGTTTTGCCTACAGCGGGCGCTGTCTCATCAGCTCCCTGCAGAGCGGCCGGGTCCCCAATCGGGGGAGCTGCGCCAACGACTGCCGTTTTCCCTATGTCCTCTATGCGGAAAACCCCGAAACAGGCGTAACGTTCCGGCTTGAAGAGGAGGAGGGGATCGGCACCTACATCATGAATGCCAAAGACATGAACCTCGCCTCCCATATCGACGAGATTCTCGCCTCCGGCGTCGTCGATTCGCTCAAGATCGAAGGGCGCACCAAGAGCCCCTACTACGTGGCGGTCACAGCCCACGCCTACCGGCAGGCGATCGACGATTTCTACGCGGGGCGGTTCGATGCCCGGAAGTATCAAAAGGAGCTGCATACGACGAAGCACAGGGGCTTTACGGACGCCTACCTGATCCACCGCCCCTTCGAGAGGGAGGGGACGCAGAGCCTGGAGAGTTCGATCAGCGAGGGAACCCATCAGGTCGAAGCGCTGGTGGACGAGGCGGGGATGGCCTTCTTTGTCAAGGACAGGGTCTGCGAAGGGGACGAGATGGAGATCCTCTCGCCCAAACCCGTTGCCCGGGAGGTCGAAAACGAACGGGGCACGATTTTCAGAAAGTCCGACGGAAGCTGGTGGCTGAAGATGAAAAAGCTTCAGACGCCCAAAGGCAGAACCTACGAGTGCATCCACAGCGGCAACGAAAATCCGATACTCCTGCCCGCTCCTCTGCCGCCTTTCACTTTTTTGAGAAAGCCTCTCGATGAATGA
- a CDS encoding TonB-dependent receptor plug domain-containing protein: MEDLSQIPIMETGATLTETDPRTSPASVTVITHEQIVRANPKNLDQLLEIYVPGLTYSHSVHGDQLGIRGIISDRNNKILLLVNGRQMNIKAADGGAATERWFSLLGDIRRIMVYSDPGSAVFGPGAIAGVINIETFSGSNYEGTDFHMEAGAVDELLSAEVRHGQKLENGFSLFLYAGIDKAHGSETDHAHHKLAFDLTNRPWDTDKILIHANKNMPIETTRIGQSFHDQPREKLHMQLDGENFTLWGRWTQSGIAMPSGQHRYAVFDPKDLRDTGAKNRQATLYGQYHSTLSDKVDITSSISYMQTDVDINTAQQPTRGKKWVEKNTYLATLAQITPDSNHLFAVGCSYSYNDFKHFNQPFLEVMERKWYSDMLSFYGEYQWIVNDRWTAFFGARADKHRFTQWMFSPRISVVYLPTSYDTIKLIYNHSNRHSDDYDLLLQHDLLDQKGDLETIDHYEIIYDHRLDSSWKFESSFYFNDQNLVAYNKNKKLQSHLGRLRIWGIEASFHYKTDDYEFDLSHTFTKLGDFDLADTDLDTQFVSAMPYGYGHDLMAWDNHITKARLTWHLQKGLEWFNSLRILWGKPGAVDMADYNMDTHHYDPKSSDFWKENDWDLLKLPLYKDSKRAFGLSAFLDIGIIYRPNRHWRYGLHIYNLLGLFDDDLNKRNYVNIPSHTIDEPASVAIDVAYSF; this comes from the coding sequence TTGGAAGATTTGAGCCAGATACCCATTATGGAAACGGGTGCCACACTCACCGAAACGGATCCCAGAACATCCCCCGCTTCCGTTACAGTCATCACCCATGAACAGATCGTCCGCGCCAATCCGAAAAATCTGGATCAACTGTTGGAGATTTACGTTCCCGGATTGACCTACTCCCACAGTGTCCATGGAGATCAGTTGGGAATCCGGGGAATCATAAGCGACCGTAACAACAAAATTCTGCTACTGGTCAACGGCAGGCAAATGAATATCAAAGCCGCCGACGGCGGCGCGGCGACGGAACGGTGGTTTTCGCTGCTGGGGGACATTCGCCGCATCATGGTTTACAGCGATCCGGGATCGGCCGTCTTCGGCCCCGGAGCCATCGCCGGCGTCATCAATATCGAAACTTTCAGCGGTAGCAATTATGAGGGCACCGATTTTCATATGGAAGCGGGCGCCGTGGACGAGCTTCTCTCCGCGGAGGTCCGCCACGGACAGAAACTGGAGAACGGATTTTCGCTCTTTCTTTATGCGGGTATTGACAAAGCCCATGGAAGTGAAACGGACCATGCCCACCACAAACTGGCTTTCGACTTGACCAACCGTCCCTGGGATACAGATAAAATTCTGATTCATGCCAACAAAAACATGCCCATCGAAACGACCCGTATCGGTCAAAGTTTTCACGACCAGCCCAGGGAAAAACTCCACATGCAACTCGATGGAGAAAATTTCACACTCTGGGGCCGATGGACGCAAAGCGGTATCGCCATGCCCTCCGGTCAACACCGTTATGCCGTATTCGATCCGAAAGATTTACGTGATACGGGAGCAAAAAACCGTCAAGCCACGTTATACGGTCAATATCACTCGACTTTGTCGGATAAAGTCGATATAACATCATCCATCAGTTATATGCAGACAGACGTGGATATCAATACGGCGCAACAACCGACACGAGGCAAAAAATGGGTCGAAAAGAACACCTATCTGGCGACTTTGGCGCAGATCACCCCCGATTCAAACCATCTGTTCGCTGTGGGTTGTTCCTACTCCTACAACGATTTCAAACATTTCAACCAACCTTTTTTAGAAGTGATGGAGAGAAAATGGTACTCCGATATGCTCTCCTTCTATGGTGAATATCAATGGATCGTCAACGACAGATGGACCGCTTTTTTTGGAGCCAGGGCAGACAAGCACCGCTTCACACAATGGATGTTTTCGCCACGCATTTCCGTCGTTTACCTCCCCACTTCCTACGATACGATCAAACTAATTTACAACCACTCTAATCGCCATTCGGACGATTACGATCTGCTCCTTCAACACGACCTGTTGGATCAGAAAGGGGATCTGGAGACAATCGACCACTACGAGATCATCTACGATCACCGATTGGACAGCAGCTGGAAATTCGAGTCCTCTTTTTATTTCAACGACCAGAATTTGGTCGCCTACAACAAAAACAAGAAGCTGCAAAGTCATCTGGGTCGCCTGAGGATATGGGGTATCGAAGCCTCTTTTCACTATAAAACGGACGATTACGAATTCGATCTCTCCCATACATTCACCAAACTGGGCGATTTCGATCTGGCCGACACCGATCTTGATACCCAATTTGTCAGTGCGATGCCCTATGGATACGGCCACGACCTGATGGCATGGGACAACCATATCACCAAAGCCCGTCTAACCTGGCATTTGCAAAAAGGGCTGGAATGGTTCAACAGTCTGAGAATCTTGTGGGGAAAACCGGGAGCCGTGGATATGGCCGATTACAATATGGATACCCACCATTACGACCCGAAAAGTTCCGATTTCTGGAAAGAGAACGATTGGGATCTTTTGAAACTGCCCCTCTACAAAGACTCCAAACGGGCTTTCGGACTTTCAGCCTTTTTGGATATAGGTATCATCTATCGTCCCAACAGGCATTGGCGTTATGGTTTGCATATCTACAATCTGCTGGGACTTTTCGACGACGACCTCAACAAACGCAATTATGTCAATATACCCAGCCATACCATCGATGAACCGGCATCGGTAGCGATCGATGTTGCTTACTCTTTTTAG
- a CDS encoding HD-GYP domain-containing protein encodes MNKGYEILIVEDRMENLQLLREILERNGYTVRLASNGELALKSVAKKIPNLILLDIRMEGMDGFEVCHRLKEDPQTRSIPIIFISALEDTRAKVRAFREGGVDYITKPFAAEEVLMRVKTHLQLNDYQHNLEERVKEGIAQIRTLNDELQNTQDEMIVVLGALLEKRDDITGKHVVRVAEFSKRLASMYGLSEEEITLIHKAAPMHDAGKVAIPDHILNKPGSFTPEEWEIMKTHAIKGYEIFKDSTQPILHYAAIIARDHHERWDGKGYPYGQKAEEISIAGRIVCIADVFDALTHDRVYKRAWSIDKARNFMEENRSRMFDPKLLDLFLDNFDEFVDIRARLQD; translated from the coding sequence ATGAACAAGGGATATGAAATACTTATTGTTGAAGACCGGATGGAGAATTTGCAACTGCTCAGAGAGATTCTCGAAAGAAACGGGTACACCGTTCGTCTGGCTTCCAACGGGGAACTGGCACTCAAAAGCGTCGCCAAAAAGATACCGAATCTGATTCTCCTTGATATCCGGATGGAAGGGATGGACGGATTCGAAGTGTGTCATCGTCTCAAAGAAGATCCCCAAACCCGTTCTATCCCCATCATCTTCATCAGCGCTCTGGAGGATACGAGAGCCAAAGTGCGTGCATTTCGGGAGGGAGGCGTCGACTACATCACCAAACCTTTTGCCGCAGAAGAGGTGCTGATGCGGGTTAAGACCCATCTACAGCTCAACGACTATCAGCACAATCTGGAAGAGCGGGTAAAAGAGGGAATAGCACAGATTCGCACACTCAACGATGAGTTGCAAAATACCCAGGATGAAATGATTGTTGTTTTGGGTGCTTTGCTTGAAAAAAGAGACGATATAACGGGCAAACATGTCGTGCGTGTCGCCGAATTTTCGAAACGTCTCGCTTCGATGTACGGTTTGAGTGAAGAGGAGATTACACTGATTCACAAGGCGGCACCCATGCACGATGCGGGCAAGGTCGCCATTCCCGATCATATACTCAACAAACCGGGTTCTTTTACGCCCGAGGAGTGGGAAATCATGAAAACCCATGCGATCAAAGGGTACGAAATTTTCAAAGATTCCACCCAACCCATTCTTCACTACGCAGCGATTATCGCACGGGATCATCATGAAAGATGGGATGGTAAAGGGTATCCGTACGGACAAAAAGCGGAAGAGATCAGTATCGCCGGGCGTATTGTCTGCATCGCCGATGTTTTCGACGCTTTGACCCATGACAGAGTCTACAAGAGAGCATGGAGTATCGACAAAGCCAGGAATTTTATGGAGGAGAACCGCAGCAGGATGTTCGATCCGAAACTCCTCGATCTTTTTCTCGACAATTTCGACGAATTCGTGGATATCAGAGCCCGATTGCAGGATTGA
- a CDS encoding damage-control phosphatase ARMT1 family protein: MKMTPECVACIFSQALRVCETLGVDRNTTKKVLDRVGCDVPAWSFDQTPPQVAARVYPMIAEILRTDDIYRDFKREATEHARAFIPFIEATIEKSVDRFHAALKAAVAGNVIDLAATEQFDLEEEVAKVFETPFAIDDSARLRQMLESARNVLVIGDNAGEHLFDKLLIRELKRLYPDIRFGYVVRGVPIINDVTFQEAKEAGLDEVAVIIDSGVDTPGLDLSRMSETMRRHYNEADLVISKGMGNYESLNDTSTRPTFYLLKIKCSVVAASLGKSVGEIICYKGECND; encoded by the coding sequence ATGAAAATGACGCCCGAGTGCGTTGCCTGCATCTTCTCCCAGGCGCTGAGAGTATGCGAGACACTGGGTGTCGACAGAAATACGACGAAAAAGGTTCTAGACAGGGTCGGATGCGATGTACCCGCATGGTCTTTTGACCAGACCCCTCCTCAGGTGGCAGCCCGGGTCTATCCGATGATCGCAGAGATACTGCGGACCGATGACATCTATCGCGATTTCAAGAGGGAGGCGACGGAGCATGCCAGGGCCTTCATTCCCTTTATCGAAGCGACCATCGAAAAGAGTGTGGACAGGTTCCATGCCGCATTGAAGGCGGCTGTGGCGGGCAACGTGATCGACCTGGCGGCGACGGAGCAATTCGACCTGGAAGAGGAGGTGGCGAAAGTTTTCGAGACCCCCTTCGCTATCGATGACAGCGCTCGGTTGCGGCAGATGCTCGAATCGGCCCGAAACGTGCTGGTGATCGGCGACAATGCCGGCGAACACCTCTTCGACAAACTCCTGATACGTGAACTGAAGCGGCTCTATCCCGATATCCGATTCGGTTACGTGGTACGGGGTGTGCCGATCATCAACGACGTGACGTTCCAGGAGGCGAAGGAAGCGGGCCTGGACGAGGTGGCTGTGATCATAGACAGCGGCGTCGATACGCCGGGACTCGACCTTTCGCGGATGAGCGAAACGATGCGAAGGCACTACAACGAGGCCGATCTTGTCATATCCAAAGGGATGGGAAACTACGAATCGCTCAACGACACTTCCACGCGCCCGACCTTTTATCTGCTGAAGATAAAATGCAGCGTGGTTGCCGCTTCGCTGGGAAAAAGCGTGGGGGAGATTATCTGTTACAAGGGGGAGTGCAATGATTGA
- a CDS encoding YfiR/HmsC family protein, which translates to MWFYKKVWLMALMVLSVVMVSDASKIRYENPRSYEDLISAYIYLLAKNTRWPYTALKKEKFVIAVYEKGRKRIYPRLKSMTRNLKLHDLSVEVVSLDRIDPNRLKNYHLLFVDRPFAKEVPQIYRMIPASLPLLLITGDADSAESIMINIYFDSRHRARIQINRENIEKHRLHVSKEILLTGGSEVGISRLFEASLRALKEQELKYNRLLQQNRRLQETIVSKRQEIEKLKSKFKTLTEAYRKKEKKLAENERKLRSTEKRLETQRWRLQEKERQVTAKERQLAALEKEIEKRQKLLKEREKKLERQERQIVKRAKTLETQKATIAELDRTIRAQREKIAAVKAEILHHQAVIKKQNLKLAQQSTILYYLAAIIGLLILFLLYGLYMHRRFQRLTSELKSAKEEAEYASRSKSVFLANMSHELRTPLNAILGFSELMLKDRDLDEKEREKLSIIHRSGRFLLTLINDVLDLSRIEANKVKVEKGPVDPVSIAKDIVLLMEVRAHRKQLSLQTKVASNLPGCILADEKKIRQILINFLTNAVKYSEKGTVLLHIGYRDGKLVIEVQDEGVGIARENLKKIFEPFIQVGSASEKTGTGLGLSIVSQYVRLMGGELEVESQEDVGSTFRAMIPAEVCDENKKMTHSFEKMENEEIVGVSKKDRDKRILIVEDKEENRLLLRTQIESLGLQVATATNGQEAVERFKTWHPDFIWMDNRMPIMNGEEATRIIRSLPDGDRVKIVGLSASVFSDEKERILKVGLDDFVAKPYSVKKIYETMQKYLGLTYLYRSNESNDEESSLETIDTESLKKRLYKLDKARLRELHDVVILLDAKRIDDVIEKIEATDPELSAMLKNLASQFQYQTILEAIEMI; encoded by the coding sequence ATGTGGTTTTATAAAAAAGTCTGGCTGATGGCCCTGATGGTGCTGTCGGTGGTCATGGTCAGCGATGCATCGAAGATACGCTACGAAAATCCCAGAAGTTACGAAGATCTGATATCCGCCTATATCTATCTGCTCGCAAAAAATACGAGATGGCCGTATACCGCTCTTAAAAAAGAAAAGTTTGTGATCGCCGTCTATGAAAAGGGGCGAAAACGGATCTATCCGCGCTTGAAATCGATGACACGAAATCTTAAGCTTCACGATCTCTCCGTCGAAGTGGTTTCACTTGACAGGATCGACCCAAACCGACTGAAAAACTATCATCTCCTCTTTGTCGACCGGCCTTTTGCGAAAGAGGTTCCTCAAATCTATCGCATGATTCCCGCGTCTCTGCCGCTGCTGCTGATCACCGGCGATGCCGATTCTGCTGAATCGATCATGATCAATATCTATTTCGACAGCAGGCACCGAGCCCGGATTCAGATCAATAGGGAAAACATAGAAAAGCATCGTTTGCATGTATCGAAAGAGATTCTGTTGACAGGCGGCAGCGAAGTTGGTATCAGCCGGCTTTTCGAGGCCTCTTTACGGGCCTTGAAAGAACAGGAGCTGAAATACAACCGATTGCTGCAGCAGAACCGGAGACTCCAGGAGACGATCGTGTCGAAACGGCAGGAGATTGAAAAACTGAAATCGAAATTCAAAACCTTGACGGAGGCATATCGCAAAAAAGAGAAGAAGCTTGCAGAGAATGAAAGAAAATTACGTTCGACAGAAAAACGACTGGAAACACAACGTTGGCGGCTGCAGGAGAAAGAGCGACAGGTTACAGCGAAAGAGCGGCAACTCGCCGCACTGGAGAAAGAGATCGAAAAACGTCAAAAACTTCTGAAGGAGCGTGAAAAGAAACTGGAGCGTCAGGAACGGCAAATTGTGAAACGGGCCAAAACGTTGGAAACCCAGAAAGCCACCATCGCCGAACTCGATCGCACCATCCGAGCCCAAAGGGAAAAAATCGCGGCCGTCAAAGCCGAAATTCTTCACCATCAGGCTGTTATAAAAAAACAGAACCTGAAACTTGCGCAGCAAAGTACGATACTCTACTACCTGGCCGCCATTATCGGACTACTGATCCTCTTTCTTCTTTACGGGCTCTATATGCACAGACGCTTCCAGCGTCTGACATCGGAGTTGAAAAGTGCCAAAGAGGAGGCGGAGTATGCCAGCCGTTCCAAATCGGTCTTCCTGGCCAATATGAGTCACGAGCTGCGTACCCCCCTGAATGCGATTCTTGGATTTTCGGAGTTGATGCTCAAAGATCGTGATTTGGATGAGAAGGAGAGGGAGAAGCTCTCCATCATTCACAGAAGCGGACGATTCCTGCTCACGCTGATCAACGACGTTCTGGACCTCTCACGTATCGAAGCGAACAAAGTGAAAGTGGAAAAGGGTCCTGTCGACCCTGTATCCATCGCGAAAGATATTGTTCTGTTGATGGAAGTGCGTGCCCACCGCAAACAGCTCTCTTTGCAGACGAAAGTGGCCTCCAACCTACCCGGTTGCATTCTCGCAGACGAGAAGAAGATACGACAGATTCTCATCAATTTTCTCACCAATGCCGTCAAATACAGTGAAAAGGGGACCGTTCTGCTTCATATCGGCTATAGAGACGGAAAGCTGGTGATCGAGGTGCAGGATGAGGGGGTGGGTATCGCCAGGGAAAACCTGAAGAAAATTTTCGAACCCTTTATCCAGGTCGGAAGCGCTTCCGAAAAAACCGGTACGGGCCTGGGATTGTCGATCGTTTCGCAGTATGTCCGCCTGATGGGAGGAGAGTTGGAGGTCGAGAGTCAAGAGGATGTCGGATCCACCTTCCGTGCGATGATCCCTGCCGAGGTATGCGATGAAAATAAAAAAATGACGCATAGCTTCGAAAAGATGGAAAATGAAGAGATCGTCGGTGTTTCCAAGAAGGATCGGGACAAACGGATTCTGATCGTCGAAGACAAAGAGGAGAATCGGTTGCTGCTGCGTACCCAGATCGAGTCGCTGGGACTGCAGGTGGCCACGGCCACCAACGGGCAAGAGGCGGTGGAACGTTTCAAAACCTGGCATCCCGATTTCATATGGATGGACAATCGAATGCCCATTATGAATGGCGAAGAGGCGACCAGAATCATCCGTTCCCTTCCGGATGGAGATCGCGTTAAGATCGTTGGACTCAGCGCCAGCGTCTTCTCCGATGAAAAAGAGCGGATCTTGAAAGTCGGTCTGGACGATTTTGTCGCCAAACCCTACAGTGTGAAAAAGATTTATGAGACGATGCAGAAATATCTGGGTTTGACCTACCTTTACCGCTCCAACGAAAGCAACGACGAAGAGAGCAGTTTGGAGACGATTGATACGGAATCTTTGAAAAAGAGATTGTACAAGCTGGATAAAGCGCGTTTGAGAGAACTCCATGATGTGGTGATCCTGCTGGATGCGAAACGGATCGATGACGTGATCGAAAAAATAGAAGCAACAGATCCCGAATTGTCCGCGATGTTGAAGAATCTGGCAAGTCAGTTTCAGTATCAGACCATTCTTGAGGCGATTGAAATGATATAA
- the purE gene encoding 5-(carboxyamino)imidazole ribonucleotide mutase, giving the protein MRFVSIIIGSKSDYEVMKECGKTLEKFGVPYELIISSAHRSPERTKTYIKEAEERGAVVFIAAAGMAAHLAGAVAATTIKPVIGVPMSSSDLRGEDALLSTVMMPAGMPVATLAIGKAGAINSAYLAMQILAIDDDELKVKLTEDRLAKAKKVETDSAEIEVLIAE; this is encoded by the coding sequence ATGCGATTTGTGTCGATTATTATCGGAAGCAAGAGCGATTACGAGGTGATGAAAGAGTGCGGCAAGACGCTGGAGAAGTTCGGTGTTCCCTATGAACTGATCATCTCTTCGGCGCATAGAAGCCCGGAGAGGACCAAAACCTATATCAAAGAGGCGGAAGAGCGCGGCGCGGTCGTCTTCATCGCGGCAGCCGGCATGGCGGCGCACCTGGCGGGGGCCGTGGCGGCCACGACGATCAAGCCGGTCATAGGCGTACCGATGAGCTCTTCCGACCTGCGCGGGGAAGATGCGCTGCTCAGTACCGTTATGATGCCGGCTGGCATGCCTGTCGCGACACTCGCTATCGGCAAAGCGGGCGCCATCAACAGCGCCTACCTGGCGATGCAGATTCTGGCCATCGACGATGACGAACTGAAGGTGAAGCTCACCGAAGACCGTCTGGCCAAAGCGAAGAAGGTCGAGACCGATTCGGCGGAGATCGAAGTTCTGATCGCCGAATGA
- a CDS encoding DUF3972 domain-containing protein has translation MSTWLNIRAYAKLVGKDFDEVLDLIDRGMVDSKEEDGEIFIRAEAQGNLPTSSGNLKGEVLRVDMETGDGLQFVEKTIGTILSMHEKVVDAKEETLEALKNENQFLKEALMSMQELYDEDRRTIETLTGELNATREELEFVKRKYKLMWGKMVEKHAGRRS, from the coding sequence ATGAGTACATGGCTGAATATCCGGGCCTATGCCAAACTGGTCGGAAAAGATTTCGATGAGGTGCTTGATCTGATCGATCGGGGTATGGTCGACTCGAAAGAGGAGGATGGAGAGATCTTCATCAGAGCCGAAGCCCAGGGCAATCTGCCGACCTCAAGCGGCAATTTGAAGGGCGAAGTGCTCAGGGTCGATATGGAGACGGGAGACGGGCTGCAGTTTGTTGAAAAGACGATCGGCACGATTCTTTCGATGCACGAGAAGGTCGTCGACGCGAAGGAGGAGACCCTCGAAGCTCTCAAGAACGAGAACCAGTTTCTCAAAGAGGCGCTGATGTCGATGCAGGAGCTTTACGACGAAGATAGGCGGACGATCGAAACTCTCACCGGCGAACTCAATGCCACGAGAGAGGAGCTGGAGTTCGTCAAACGTAAATACAAGCTGATGTGGGGCAAGATGGTCGAAAAGCACGCGGGACGCCGCTCATGA